The sequence below is a genomic window from Streptosporangium lutulentum.
ACTGCGCGATGAACCAGGCCATCTCGCCGGCGCCGAGCCCGAAGCCGGTGGCGTACGTCCGGTAGCTCTCGGTGTCCATCGCGACGTCGACCACCGGGTAGATCAGCACCTGGTGCGCCAGCCGGAGCCCGGCGTCCCTGGCCTGCCAGGCGGCCACCGCGGCGACGTTGCCGCCGGCGCTGTCACCGCAGACGGCGACCCTCTCCGGGTCGGCCTGGTAGGCCTCCGGCCGGGCGAAGACGTCCTTGACCACGCTCCACGCGTCGTCGGCCGCGGCGGGGAAGGGATGGTCGGGGGCGAGCCGGTAGTCCACAGAGATCACGATCGAGCCGTTGCGCACCGCCAGATCCCGGCCGAGGGCATCGTTGCGATCCACGTCGCCGAAGACCCAGCCTCCGCCGTGGAAGTAAACGATCACGGGAAGCGGGTGGTCGCCGTCCTGGGGGCGGTAGATCCGGACCCGCACCCCCGCGACCGCCTCGTCCCGGACCAGCGGTAGCGGCAGGATCGGCCCCCGCTGCTCGACGAAGGCGTCCATGGTCCGCATCTCGGCGATCAGTTCGGGCGTCAGCTCGGAGAAGAAGGGCGTCGCGTCGGCCGGAAGCAGCTTCAGGTAGGCCTCGGCCTGCGGGTGCAACGACATGATCGCACTTTACTCGGCGCGAGTCCCTCGCAGTGGGAAGCGCCGGAGAGGACGTCCGAGGCCGCCCGGCGGGCGCGGCGGGCGAGGGGGAGAAGAAGCCGGGCGAAGGGGCCTGCCGCGCGGGCGGCGGACCGAACGAGAGAGGCGCGGCGGGCCGGGCGAGAGGCGGGCGTGGCGGGTCAGAAGGCCGGGTCAGTGACGGGCGGCCGCGACCAGGGCCTCCACGAGCCGGTTGTCCTCACCGCGCTCGGGGTTCCACTGCACGCCGATGCCGAAACGGTGCCCCTGGAGCTCGATGCCCTCGACGATCTGGTCGTCCGCCCAGGCCACGGCGAGCAGGTTGGTGCCCAGCCGCTTGACGGCCTGGTGGTGCGGCGCGGTCACCTCCGCGCGGTCGCCCACCGCCTTGCCCAGCTTGCTCGACACGCTGATCTGGATGACGTGCGTACGGCCGGCCGCGGCGTGTCGGTCGTGGTTCACCACCTCGGGAAGCCAGGGGATCAGGGCGCCGCCCTGGGCGACGTTCAGGACGTGCATGCCCCGGCCGACGGCCAGCAGCGGCAGGTCGGCCTGGACCGCCGCGCGGGCCAGCGCCAGCTCGAAGCGGTCGCGGTGGGGCTGGGGAGCCTCGACCCGATCTTCGGAGGCGGCGCCGTACAGGGTGGCGTCGAGCTCACCCCCACCGGCGAGGATCACACCGGAGAGGCCGCTCACGTAGTCGTTGATCCCGCCCAGATTCAGCGGTGGCAGCAGCACCGGAAGGCCGCCCGCCTTCTCCACCGCCCGGGCGTAGGAGGGCGGCGACAGGACAGCCTCCCTGACCCATGTGCCCCAGCGGGCGGCCTCAAGGTAGGCGGTGATACCGATCAAGGGTCGGGGCATGCGTTCTCCAGGGGACCGTGCGCAAGGTGGCACCACCTGTTTCGGGCAGCACCCATCCCATCTCAGCAGCATCCCTATCATGGCGCACAAAATTTCGGCTACGTCACGCCTTCCGGGTATGAGTGCTCCTCCTTCGAAGCACCCGGGCCTCGCCTCGGACGGAGAGCCCGCTCGGGGAACCGTCGAAGGGAGACGCGACAAGGATATTCATCATCATTAAATCGGTGACTTCGGGCGAATGTGATCCTTATTCGCTTACCTCACCCGGGGTCGGCGAGGCGGTCACGGAAAATAACTTTCCCATTACGGATAGTTTGATTTCGCACCATATTGCTGAGAAACGGTTGTGACGTCTACATGGTGATGGAAGACTCAAATTCGAGCGACCACGTGCGCCGGGGCCACAGGTCACTCATCACCCGGAACCGTCAGGGAGGTGGATCTGCATGATCGGACTTTGATCCGATCAATTAGGGTGGGTTCGGTAAATGTCTTTGAATCCGCGTCTCGTCAAGGAAAGCTTCGCCGTCATCGAGCCCGTCGCGGACAAGGCCGCGGCGTACTTCTACGGCCGCCTGTTCGCCGGGAACCCGCACCTGCGCGGAATGTTCCCACCGGCCATGGACGTCCAGCGCGACCGCCTGTTCAGCGCGCTGACCAGGATCGTCTGGAGCCTGGACAGCCCCGACAGCCTGGCTTCGTACCTCGGCCAGCTCGGCCGTGACCATCGCAAGTACGGGGTGGTCGCCGAGCACTACACCGCGGTCGGCAACGCGCTTCTGTCCACGATCAAACACTTCTCCGCCGAGACCTGGAACGCGGAGATAGAGGCCGCCTGGGTGACCGCGTACACCTCGGCCGCCAATCTCATGATCGAGTCAGCCGAGGCGGACTCCGGCGTTTCCCCCGCCTGGTGGCTCGCCGAGGTGATCGACCACGAGCGCCGCACACCGGACATCGCGGTGATCACTCTGCGGCTCGACCAGCCCCTGCCGTACCTGGCGGGACAGTACGTCAACGTGCAGACCGCGCGCTGGCCGCGTGTCTGGCGCACGTTCTCCATCGCGAACGCGCCACGGGAGGACAACACCGTCCGCCTGCACGTCCGCGCGATCCCCGGGGGGTGGGTCTCGACCGCGCTGGTCGAGCACACGCGGATCGGCGACACCGTGACGTTCGGCCCGCCGGTCGGCACCATGACCCCCACCGGCTCGGGGCGCGACATCCTGTGTGTCGCGGGAGGCACCGGGCTCGCCCCGATCAAGGCCATCGTGGAGCACGTGATCGCCTCGGGACAGCGTCCCAACATCCATCTGCTGTACGGCGCGCGTCACGCCCACGAGCTCTACGACCTGACCGACCTGGTCCGGATGGAGTCGGCCTTCCCGTGGCTGCGGGTGCTTCCCGTGGTCTCCGATCAGCCCGGCTACGACGGCATGCGAGGCAGGGTGTCCGACGTGATGGAACGGTTCCACTCCTGGGCCGACCACGACATCTACATCTGCGGTCCCACCGACATGGTCAACGAAACCGTTCGCAAGCTCCAGCGGACCGGGGTGCCCCTGGCCAACATCCACCGGGACATCGTCCAGGGCGAACCCTGAACGACGTCCGAGATCGGCGACTCACCTTTCGTGGAATCCGGCGGAACACGTCACGGCATGACACCACGGGCCCGGCCCGGGGAAAGACGTCCGTGCGTGACACCCCTCGCCGCCGGCCCCCTTCTCTTCTACAAGGACACTCGGCATCCCGGCAGCCGGGCCGTTCCCCGCCACCGGGCGCCGAGACACACGCCCCGCCCGCCCCGTCTAGGGTGCGATCCGGCCGGCCTCGACGAAGGCCGCGTGCGTGAGGGGCATGAGCTCCGCCCAGGCGGCCTCCATCTTCTCCCCCACCATCTCGATCTCCCGCTGCGGGAACGAGGGCATCTTGGACTGCTCGTTCTTGGTGCGCAGGGAGAGGAAGTGCATGAGCGAGCGGGCATTGCAGGTGGCGTACATCGTGGAGAACAGGCCGACGGGCAGCACCGCCCTGGCCACCTCGCGGGCGATCCCGACCTCCAGCATCTCCCGGTAGGCGGCGTACGACTGCCGATACGACGCCTCCATCGTCTCTACCGTGATCTTGTGCTGCTCCTCGCTGCCCTCGACGAAGACGTACTTGCCCGGGCGGCCCTCCTGGACCAGCTTCCGCTCCGCCCCCGGAACGTAGAAATTGGCCTCAAGCTCCCGGTAACGACCGCTTTCCTCGTTGTAGGACCATCCGACCCTGTGGCGCTGGAATTCGCGGAAGACGAAGATCGGCGCGCCGATGAGGAAGGTCATCGAATTGTGCTCGAACGGGCTGCCGTGCCGATCGCGCATCAGGAAGTTGATCAGCCCCTTGGACCGCGCCGGGTCCTTTCCGACCTCCTCAAGGGACTTCTCCCCCGCGGTCGACACCCGAGCCGCCCAGAGCACGTCGGAGTCGGAAGCGCTGTGCTTGACCAACTCCACGGTCACGTCGTCGAGAAAACGCGCCTCTGCCTCATAACCCGTCAACTGGCTCCCCCTCATCCGTGGTTCGCGCCATATCGTAAACCGTGGAAGCGCCGATCTTGCCGACGGACCCTCGCACGACCGGTGGCCGAAAAAAGATCATGCCTCTCACCCGGTGCCCCTCCGGCCGTGTTCACCGGCGGCGGTTCGCCTCGGAGCGGGCGGACCATGCTCGGGGGGTCCGCCCTCTGAGCGAGGCGGTCTACAGCCGGTATACCCGGCGGGCATTGCCGGAGCCGATCATGTGGGCCACCCGAGCCGCGTCCGGGACGCTCCACTCGTCGGCGGCCAGCCGCAGCGACAGCGCCCTGGCCAGGCTCCGCCGGTAGTACAGCGCGCCCAGGTGGCAGGTCTCGGCCACCCCGTGGCCGCCGGAGCCGAACAGCTGCTTGTGAAAGGGGACAAGCTCCAGCAGCTCCCCCATGACCGCCGCCGAACCCACGGCGGTGCAGCTCAGGGCCAGGCCCACGTCGACGTAGACGTGAGGGAGGACACCGGCGAGGTAGGCCGCCTGGCGGTGGAAGGGATAGCAGTGCAGCAGGATGACGGGCACGCCGATCGGCTGCACCGCCCGGAGGAATCCGATCATCAGCGAGGGGTCCCCGCCGTGGGGGTCCGGGGCGGAATCGCCGTAGCCGATGTGGAACCGCAGAGGTCTGTTGCGTTCCCTGGCCACGTCCGCGGCCACCCAGAGCAGGTGACGCAGCAGCACCGGGTCGGTGAGCCGCTCGGCGGGCCCGGCCAGCCGCCGGGTGGCCGCCGCGATCACCGATCCTCTGCTGGGCCTGGCCGGGTCACGGCCCAGGCCCTGCCGGTAGGCGGCGGACGACGTGAGCCCGGCGGCCCGGGCGGCCCGGCTCACGAGCTGCTGGGTGAGGGTGGAGATGTAGGAGACGCCCGAGGCCGCCGTCCGCGCGACGTCGAGCTCGACCTGCTCGATCGTGACGATCTCCCCGGCCGAGGCGCCGCCCGCGTGGCCCATCTCCTCGGCCGACAGCAGGTCGGGACCGCCCGGGCCGCCGTCGACCAGGAAGGTGGTGATCCCGGCCGCGCCCAGCAGCCGCCGGTTCACCTCGGCCGCGCCCAGTTCGGCCCGGCGGGCCAGGTAGACGGCCGGCGGCACGTGCGGATCCAGGTCGAGGACCGGCGCGCACCAGCGGCGGACCGCGGCGCCCGCCGGGGTGTCGAAGTGGGTGGTGCCGGGAGGGGCGGGGGTGCCGGCCTGGGTGAGCAGCATCTCGAACCGGCCCCGCGCCAGGTCGTCGCGGCGCACTCCGTGGCAGTGATGGTCGATCAGCGGGGCCAGCAGGGCCTCCCGCACCGTGTCGGGAAGCTCGACGGGCAGCGCGTCGTCCGATCTCATGCCGGCTCCTCCCATGGCTGCGGGCGGATCGATATGGCCGATCCGCCCGCAGTTCTCACCTCAGGAGAACCATACGACTACCCAGTGTGATCTCGTGGCTCTTTACACAGAGGTACGGCAGAGCCTGAGAACGTTGGCGATGATCATCGCTCCGGCGCCGCCCCGGGCGGTGAGGATCGACTCGGGGTGGAACTGCACGGCGAAGCGCCGCCTCGCCACGTCCTCGATCGCCATCACCGCCCCGTCCGGAGTGAGCGCGGTGGTGGTGAAGCCGACGACTCCCTGCTCCTTGGCGTGGACCGAGTGGTAGCGCGCCGCGGTGAACTCCTCGGGGAGCCCCTCCAGCAGCGCGCTGTCGCCGATCCGTCTCACCTGGCCGCGCTTGCCGTGCTCGGGGTAGGAGAGCAGGTCGAGCGTGCCGCCCGCCTGCTCGACCATGCCCTGCAGGCCGAGGCAGACGCCGAACACCGGCAGGCCGCGCTCGTAGAGCGCCCCGACCAGCGCCGGCAGGCCGAAGTCGGACGGCCAGCCGGGCCCCGGCGACAGCACCACGAGCGACGGGGCGATCTCGTCGATCATCGGGGCGGGGAAGCCGTGCCTGAGCGTGACGACCTCGGCGCCCTGCTGGCGGAAGTAGTCGGCCAGGGTGTTGACGAAGGAGTCCTCGTGGTCGACGAGCAGCACCTTCATGCCCTCGCCCGGCCGCTCTCCCGCCGGTTCGGCCACGGCCTGCCCCTGCGGGGCGCCGACCGCGGCCAGGGCGCCGAGCAGGGCGCTGGCCTTGAGCTCCGTCTCCCGCTCCTCGGACTCGGGGTCGGAGTCGAACAGCAGCGTGGCCCCGGCCCTGACGGTGGCGACGCCGCCGCGGATCTGCGCGGTGCGCAGGGTCAGGCCGGTGTTCATCGAGCCGTCGAAGCCGATGAAGCCGACCGCTCCGCCGTACCAGCGCCTGGTGGTGGCCTCGTGGTCCTCGATGAACTGCATCGCCCAGGTCTTGGGGGCCCCGGTGACGGTGACGGCCCACATGTGGGTGAGGAAGGCGTCCAGGGCGTCGAACTCCGGCCGCAGGCGGCCCTCGATGTGGTCCACGGTGTGGATCAGCCGGGAGTACATCTCGATCTGACGCCGTCCGATGACCTGGACGCTGCCCGGCACGCAGATTCGGGACTTGTCGTTGCGGTCCACGTCGGTGCACATGGTCAGCTCGGACTCCTCCTTCACGCTGGACAGGAGGGTGCGGATCGCGTCGGCGTCCTCGATCGGGTTGCTGCCCCGGGCGATGGTGCCGGAGATGGGACAGGTCTCGACGCGCTCGCCGCTGACCCGGACGTACATCTCCGGGGAGGCGCCGACCAGGTGCTCGCCCTCGCCGAGGTTGAACAGGAACTCGTACG
It includes:
- a CDS encoding alpha/beta hydrolase; translated protein: MSLHPQAEAYLKLLPADATPFFSELTPELIAEMRTMDAFVEQRGPILPLPLVRDEAVAGVRVRIYRPQDGDHPLPVIVYFHGGGWVFGDVDRNDALGRDLAVRNGSIVISVDYRLAPDHPFPAAADDAWSVVKDVFARPEAYQADPERVAVCGDSAGGNVAAVAAWQARDAGLRLAHQVLIYPVVDVAMDTESYRTYATGFGLGAGEMAWFIAQYGGDPADPRLAPVRLADKAGLAPATVITAECDPLRDEGEAYAAQLAAAGVPVELRRYEGAIHGFFGLPGCFDQAIEAREYAAARLKEAFR
- a CDS encoding gamma-glutamyl-gamma-aminobutyrate hydrolase family protein, whose translation is MPRPLIGITAYLEAARWGTWVREAVLSPPSYARAVEKAGGLPVLLPPLNLGGINDYVSGLSGVILAGGGELDATLYGAASEDRVEAPQPHRDRFELALARAAVQADLPLLAVGRGMHVLNVAQGGALIPWLPEVVNHDRHAAAGRTHVIQISVSSKLGKAVGDRAEVTAPHHQAVKRLGTNLLAVAWADDQIVEGIELQGHRFGIGVQWNPERGEDNRLVEALVAAARH
- a CDS encoding globin domain-containing protein — protein: MSLNPRLVKESFAVIEPVADKAAAYFYGRLFAGNPHLRGMFPPAMDVQRDRLFSALTRIVWSLDSPDSLASYLGQLGRDHRKYGVVAEHYTAVGNALLSTIKHFSAETWNAEIEAAWVTAYTSAANLMIESAEADSGVSPAWWLAEVIDHERRTPDIAVITLRLDQPLPYLAGQYVNVQTARWPRVWRTFSIANAPREDNTVRLHVRAIPGGWVSTALVEHTRIGDTVTFGPPVGTMTPTGSGRDILCVAGGTGLAPIKAIVEHVIASGQRPNIHLLYGARHAHELYDLTDLVRMESAFPWLRVLPVVSDQPGYDGMRGRVSDVMERFHSWADHDIYICGPTDMVNETVRKLQRTGVPLANIHRDIVQGEP
- the thyX gene encoding FAD-dependent thymidylate synthase gives rise to the protein MTGYEAEARFLDDVTVELVKHSASDSDVLWAARVSTAGEKSLEEVGKDPARSKGLINFLMRDRHGSPFEHNSMTFLIGAPIFVFREFQRHRVGWSYNEESGRYRELEANFYVPGAERKLVQEGRPGKYVFVEGSEEQHKITVETMEASYRQSYAAYREMLEVGIAREVARAVLPVGLFSTMYATCNARSLMHFLSLRTKNEQSKMPSFPQREIEMVGEKMEAAWAELMPLTHAAFVEAGRIAP
- a CDS encoding amidohydrolase family protein codes for the protein MRSDDALPVELPDTVREALLAPLIDHHCHGVRRDDLARGRFEMLLTQAGTPAPPGTTHFDTPAGAAVRRWCAPVLDLDPHVPPAVYLARRAELGAAEVNRRLLGAAGITTFLVDGGPGGPDLLSAEEMGHAGGASAGEIVTIEQVELDVARTAASGVSYISTLTQQLVSRAARAAGLTSSAAYRQGLGRDPARPSRGSVIAAATRRLAGPAERLTDPVLLRHLLWVAADVARERNRPLRFHIGYGDSAPDPHGGDPSLMIGFLRAVQPIGVPVILLHCYPFHRQAAYLAGVLPHVYVDVGLALSCTAVGSAAVMGELLELVPFHKQLFGSGGHGVAETCHLGALYYRRSLARALSLRLAADEWSVPDAARVAHMIGSGNARRVYRL
- a CDS encoding anthranilate synthase component I; translated protein: METSGYTTAGGIEVEVEAFDVPETVLEDVVTTLGERRGGVLSSGMEYPGRYSRWHLAYVDPCMEIVARGRRISARALNARGRVVLPVVASCLLAAGKPTGQPTADHIEVYVAESEDILPEEMRSRRPTVFTAIREIIAAFKGENEHLGLYGSFGYDLAFQFEPIRQVLARAEDQRDLVLHLPDRVMVIDRKRETSKEYRYEFTVDGLSTRGLAREGESVPLPATPTEIPADPEKGSYAQVVAAAKEKFVRGDLFEVVPGQVFHAPCTDPAAFYRGLRKVNPAPYEFLFNLGEGEHLVGASPEMYVRVSGERVETCPISGTIARGSNPIEDADAIRTLLSSVKEESELTMCTDVDRNDKSRICVPGSVQVIGRRQIEMYSRLIHTVDHIEGRLRPEFDALDAFLTHMWAVTVTGAPKTWAMQFIEDHEATTRRWYGGAVGFIGFDGSMNTGLTLRTAQIRGGVATVRAGATLLFDSDPESEERETELKASALLGALAAVGAPQGQAVAEPAGERPGEGMKVLLVDHEDSFVNTLADYFRQQGAEVVTLRHGFPAPMIDEIAPSLVVLSPGPGWPSDFGLPALVGALYERGLPVFGVCLGLQGMVEQAGGTLDLLSYPEHGKRGQVRRIGDSALLEGLPEEFTAARYHSVHAKEQGVVGFTTTALTPDGAVMAIEDVARRRFAVQFHPESILTARGGAGAMIIANVLRLCRTSV